In one Colletotrichum destructivum chromosome 2, complete sequence genomic region, the following are encoded:
- a CDS encoding Putative ATP-dependent RNA helicase DEAD-box, Helicase superfamily 1/2, ATP-binding protein → MADKGLEDVPEGQIESNYDETVDSFDDMNLKSELLRGVYAYGFERPSAIQQRAIMPVIKGHDVIAQAQSGTGKTATFSISVLQKIDTNVKACQALILAPTRELAQQIQKVVVAIGDFMNIECHACIGGTSVRDDMKALQDGPQVVVGTPGRVHDMIQRRFLKTDSMKMFVLDEADEMLSRGFTEQIYDIFQLLPQSTQVVLLSATMPQDVLEVTTKFMRDPVRILVKKDELTLEGIKQFYIAVEKEEWKLDTLSDLYETVTITQAVIFCNTRRKVDWLTDKLTARDFTVSAMHGDMDQAQRDLIMKEFRSGSSRVLIATDLLARGIDVQQVSLVINYDLPANRENYIHRIGRGGRFGRKGVAINFVTAEDVRMMREIEQFYSTQIEEMPMNVADLI, encoded by the exons ATGGCTGACAAGGGTCTTGAGGATGTGCCTGAGG GCCAGATCGAGTCGAACTACGATGAGACCGTCGACTCTTTTGATGACATGAACCTGAAGTCGGAGCTCCTCCGTG GTGTCTACGCCTACGGTTTCGAGCGTCCCTCCGCCATCCAGCAGCGTGCCATCATGCCCGTCATCAAGG GCCACGATGTCATTGCCCAGGCTCAGTCCGGTACTGGCAAGACCGCCACGTTCTCCATCTCTGTCCTCCAGAAGATCGACACCAACGTCAAGGCCTGCCAGGCTCTGATCCTCGCCCCCACCCGTGAGCTTGCTCAGCAGATTCagaaggtcgtcgtcgccatcggcgactTCATGAACATTGAGTGCCACGCCTGTATCGGCGGCACCAGCGTCCGCGACGACATGAAGGCCCTGCAAGACGGTCCCCAGGTCGTTGTCGGTACCCCTGGCCGTGTTCACGACATGATCCAGCGCCGCTTCCTCAAGACCGACAGCATGAAGATGTTCGTTCTtgatgaggccgacgagatgcTTTCT CGTGGTTTCACCGAGCAGATCTACGACATCTTCCAGCTGCTCCCCCAGAGCACCCAGGTCGTCCTTCTGTCCGCCACCATGCCCCAAGACGTCCTTGAGGTCACCACCAAGTTCATGCGCGACCCCGTCCGCATTCTCGTCAAGAAGGACGAGCTTACCCTCGAGGGTATCAAGCAGTTCtacatcgccgtcgagaaggaagagTGGAAGCTTGACACTCTCTCCGACCTGTACGAGACTGTCACCATCACTCAGGCCGTCATCTTCTGCAACACCCGCAGAAAGGTTGACTGGCTCACCGACAAGCTCACTGCCCGTGACTTTACTGTCTCCGCCATGCACGGTGACATGGACCAGGCTCAGCGTGACCTGATTATGAAGGAGTTCCGTTCCGGATCTTCCCGTGTTCTGATCGCCACCGACCTCCTGGCCCGTGGTATCGACGTCCAGCAGGTCTCTCTGGTCATCAACTACGACCTTCCCGCCAACCGCGAGAACTACATCCACCGTATCGGTCGTGGTGGTCGTTTCGGTCGTAAGGGTGTTGCCATCAACTTCGTTACCGCCGAGGATGTCCGCATGATGAGAGAGATTGAGCAGTTCTACAGCACCCAGATCGAGGAGATGCCCATGAACGTTGCCGACCTTATCTAA
- a CDS encoding Putative adenylate kinase/UMP-CMP kinase, P-loop containing nucleoside triphosphate hydrolase yields the protein MHPVTAPSLLSRASTSSSSIRSNILTCSRSSFRLQQRYPARRFYSSEPPKKPSGIKFWPFLVVIGAGSLAYKVLIDQRAEMATLPAPSRNAALPSPQKSTPTFSASDVTVLFVLGGPGAGKGTQCARLVSDYGFTHLSAGDLLRAEQDRPGSQFGQLIKDYIKDGLIVPMEVTVQLLENAMTETIKKQGNKRFLIDGFPRKMDQAIKFEETVCPAKLVLFYDCPEDVMESRLLERGKTSGRADDNAESIRKRFRTFVETSMPVVDYYEKQGRVVKLDATPTPQDVYAKTRAELSKRLGL from the exons ATGCATCCCGTCACCGCACCCAGTCTGCTCTCTCGAGCTTCgacttcgtcttcctctATCCGTTCTAATATCTTGACCTGCTCGCGATCTTCCTTCCGTCTCCAGCAGCGATACCCGGCGCGTCGCTTCTACTCCTCCGAGCCCCCCAAGAAGCCTTCGGGCATCAAGTTCTGGCCTTTTCTCGTGGTCATCGGCGCTGGTAGCTTAGCTTACAAGGTCCTTATCGACCAGAGAGCAG AAATGGCCACCCTCCCCGCCCCGTCCCGCAatgccgccctcccctccccccaaaagTCAACCCCGACCTTCTCCGCCTCCGACGTGACCGTTCTCttcgttctcggcggccctggcgccggcaagggcaCCCAGTGCGCCAGGCTCGTCTCCGACTATGGCTTCACCCACCTCTCTgccggcgacctcctccgcGCCGAGCAAGACCGTCCCGGCTCCCAGTTCGGCCAGCTCATCAAAGACTACATCAAGGACGGCCTCATCGTGCCAATGGAAGTGActgtccagctcctcgaaAACGCCATGACCGAGACCATCAAGAAGCAAGGCAACAAGCGCTTTCTCATCGATGGCTTCCCCCGTAAGATGGACCAGGCCATCAAGTTTGAGGAGACGGTCTGCCCGGCCAAGCTGGTGCTCTTCTACGACTGTCCCGAGGACGTCATGGAGAGCCGCCTGCTCGAGCGCGGCAAGACGAGCGGACGCGCCGACGACAATGCCGAGAGCATCCGCAAGCGCTTCCGCACCTTTGTCGAGACGAGCATGCCCGTGGTGGACTACTACGAAAAGCAGGGCCGTGTCGTGAAGCTCGATGCCACCCCCACGCCGCAGGACGTCTACGCCAAGACGCGCGCGGAGCTCAGCAAGCGTCTGGGCCTGTAA
- a CDS encoding Putative F-box domain, JmjC domain, F-box-like domain superfamily protein → MVNNTLVPPQGTLSNGRANGYADNANHLEYDSNPVENAAISAESIPTHPLGVKPLGNQYLSGRPNARKHIGVFKILPDEALMILLDYLDQDRLRKLGSTCKFLHASCRSDDLWKSLFLQSRSSGRFDGKWRGTWRATQLGLSSEQESKIDCSNVFSDVLHRPFVCSHVDLKQFTSRIPRTNLIQRMETLTYNEFSDKWTETPFVLTNYIQAWPVYHGWTMDVISKRYGNIEFRAEAVDWPFSTYHDYMENNDDESPLYLFDKKFAEKMEIKVGAEEGAAYWKPECFGPDLFELLGEERPAHRWLIIGPERSGSTFHKDPNGTSAWNAVIRGAKYWIMFPPTASVPGVYVSQDSSEVTSPLSIAEWLLEFHAEARQLPECIEGICNEGEILHVPSGWWHLVVNLESGIALTQNFVPKSQLSEVVSFLRDKADQVTGFKQDVTDPHGLFVERLRQDQPDLLEETLQVLEKRNTQKKRKWEDAVGGGDTKTNEGGFSFGFGGDLEDEEVP, encoded by the exons ATGGTGAACAACACCCTTGTGCCACCCCAGGGCACTCTTTCCAATGGGAGAGCCAATGGCTATGCTGACAACGCCAACCATCTCGAATATGACTCCAACCCTGTCGAAAATGCAGCCATCTCAGCTGAGTCAATCCCTACGCATCCCCTGGGTGTGAAACCACTGGGCAACCAGTATCTCTCGGGCCGTCCGAACGCTCGAAAGCATATTGGGGTTTTCAAGATTTTGCCCGACGAGGCCCTGATGATTCTCTTGGATTACCTCGACCAGGACCGTCTGAGAAAATTGGGCTCGACCTGCAAGTTTCTTCATGCATCTTGCCGGTCCGACGATTTGTGGAAGTCGCTGTTTCTACA GTCCCGCAGTTCTGGCAGATTCGATGGCAAGTGGCGGGGAACATGGAGGGCCACCCAACTCGGGCTGTCTTCTGAGCAGGAGTCCAAGATCGACTGCAGCAACGTCTTTTCCGACGTACTGCACAGGCCGTTCGTATGCAGTCACGTGGACTTGAAGCAGTTTACCTCGAGAATACCAAGGACCAACCTCATCCAGCGCATGGAAACTCTCACCTACAACGAGTTCTCCGACAAATGGACTGAGACGCCATTCGTCTTGACCAACTACATTCAGGCTTGGCCAGTCTACCATGGGTGGACTATGGATGTGATCTCGAAGCGCTACGGCAACATCGAGTTCCGCGCAGAGGCCGTCGACTGGCCCTTTTCGACCTACCATGATTACATGGAGAACAACGACGATGAGAGCCCTCTGTATCTCTTCGACAAAAAGTTTGCGGAAAAGATGGAGATTAAGGTCGGGGCCGAAGAAGGGGCGGCGTATTGGAAGCCAGAATGCTTCGGGCCTGATCTGTTTGAACTCCTGGGCGAGGAACGGCCAGCCCATCGTTGGCTCATCATCGGCCCGGAGAGGAGCGGGTCGACTTTCCACAAGGATCCTAATGGCACAAGTGCGTGGAACGCTGTGATTCGGGGAGCAAAGTACTGGATCATGTTCCCGCCTACGGCTTCAGTGCCAGGGGTCTATGTGTCGCAAGATAGCAGCGAGGTAACGAGCCCCCTGAGCATCGCGGAGTGGCTTCTCGAGTTCCATGCAGAAGCGCGCCAGTTGCCCGAGTGCATCGAGGGCATCTGCAACGAGGGTGAAATTCTGCATGTGCCCAGTGGATGGTGGCATCTGGTTGTCAACCTGGAGAGCGGCATCGCTCTGACGCAGAACTTCGTCCCTAAAAGTCAGCTCTCCGAGGTTGTGTCCTTTCTCAGAGATAAGGCAGACCAGGTTACGGGTTTCAAGCAAGACGTGACGGACCCGCATGGACTATTTGTTGAGCGACTGCGGCAGGATCAGCCGGATCTCCTAGAAGAAACGCTCCAGGTTCTGGAAAAGAGGAACACccagaaaaagagaaaatgGGAGGATGcagtgggcggcggtgataCCAAGACAAATGAGGGTGGCTTTAGCTTTGGGTTTGGTGGTGATctggaggatgaggaggtgCCTTAA